AGATCTCCTTTGACCTGAGCCTTGCTCGAGGGCTGGACTACTATACTGGGGTCATCTATGAGGCAGTGCTGCTACAGATGCCAACCGAGGCTGGGGAAGAGCCCCTGGGTGTGGGCAGTGTGGCTGCTGGAGGGCGCTATGATGGGCTGGTGGGCATGTTTGACCCCAAAGGACGCAAAGTGCCATGCGTTGGGCTCAGTATTGGAGTAGAGCGGATCTTCTCCATTGTAGAGCAACGATTAGAGGTAAGTCCTGGGGGTGGGTAGAACACAGAAAGGCAGATGATGGTACCCAAGCTACCTTTCATCTCTTAGGGGCAGGTGCTGCTTTGGACAGGGAGCATCTTTGAGCAATGCAGAGGAGATGGTTGTTAGCCTTCAGAGAGTCTCACTCCTTTGTAGGCTGgttttgtgtatgtctgtatatatgttttatgaTACTGGAAATTAAAcctgggccttgtgcatgctaggcaagcactgttaCCACTATGCTAATTTtcacaggatctcactaagttgtccagggtgactttgaactcagtgtgtagcccaggtgggccttgaattctcctggctcagcctctgaATAGCTGGGCTAGGTTGAGCCATTAGGCCTGGCTTCTAGAACAGTTTTGTGGATCTTTATTCTTTCTCCACTGGATCAGCGCTACCAGGAATCCAGGCTGGTGTATGTAAGATGCACATCTTCCTTGGGGTGGAATATTTAACATGACCGCCATGTGCCAGGCCTACATGCAGGGTGTGTTTTCAGCTAATATAGTTCTgacacaaagccactaagagtggccttttgttatttttgttcttcaGATAAGGAATAATTTGCTCAAGGTCATAACACTTGTAAGTAGGAGAGTCAGAGTGTGAATCCAGATCATCAAAACTCCTAAGTGTTACCGTTAACCACTCTAATGTTGTCTCAGAGGACAACATGTCCAAGGCCCTGGGCTTGCTCCAATAGCTGTTCTGATTCCCTGGGACCTAGAGTAACACCAAGGAAGCTCCCCTTTGTTGCTGATactcttttgattttttgagacagggtttctttatgttgtaacagtcctgactgtcctggaactcattctgtagaccaggctggcctcaaactcagatccacctgcctttgcctccagaatgttgggattaaaggcatgcactgcctggctgttgttggtattttttttttttaattagaaacaatcttattttacatgtcaaccccagttccctctctctcccatcctcccatgtccccccatcccatcccccatccactccccagggagggtgaggccttccatgaaggatcatcaaaatctatcgagtcatttggggcagggcctaggccctctcctgtgtatctaggctaagagagtatccttccatggggactcggctcccaaagtccattcgtgcatatgttccactgtcagaggccccatagactgcccaggcctcctagctgacacccacgttcagggggcctggtttggtcctatgttggttccccagctgtcagactgaggttcatgagttcccacttgcttgTTGCTGGTACTCTTAAATGGtttgttgcattttattttcaggAATGCTCTAGCAACTTTCCCCACTATTCCTGTCTGTTTTCTCTAGGATGACACCACCTGTGTTCCCCACTTGAGGTTATTATTCTAATAGGCATCTTAAGTTGTAACTTTGAAATAGTTTTCCAGAAAAAAGTTGAGGGGCAGTAGCAGCCTTTTTTATTCCTGTATTCACACATACCTAGTCTTACAGATGAGAGAGTAGAAGGTGAAGACTAGATGCCAGTGATACGTTGAGATGGCCTCATAGTACTCCTTTGTGATTGTGCTGTGGCCCCTAGCCTAGATGGAAaggagtttgttttcatttgtttgatttttggtttttcgagacagggtttctctgtgtaacagccctgtctgtactggaactctctgttgactaggctggcctcaaactcacagagatccgcctgcctctgtctcctgagcacttaaaggtgtgtgccaccacctcctgacttACTGTACTGCTACCCTGGGATATTTATTCTTTGCTGTTGTtgtattttggtgttttgttctataaatttttgtgtgtatgtgtgcaggtgttttgcctacttgtatgtctgtgcctggtgtccacagaggtcagaagagggcatcagatcccttgggactggaattacaatggctgtaagctgccatgtgggtgttggaaatcaaattcaggacctctggaagagcagccagtgttcttaactgctgagccatctctccagcccccttacatgttttcttagtgttttgttttttgtttgggtttggggggCTTATTCACGGTAAGCCTTGAAGgcctgatccttctgtctccacctcccaagtactagaattatagATGTGCCCAGCTTTCCATTCATCATTTATTCTGACAAGTCATACAAGTCATACACCTTCTAAGAACTATTTTTATGTCCTGCAGGTAGATGAGAAGGCTGGGACCCTTCCCTAGCTGAGCTCATAGAGTTGGACCTAGTCTCTCAGGATCCTAACTACAGCCTTCCCTGTCGTTCCTTGATCACTTAGTCCtgctctgactcttgcctgcctCTTCCTAGGCTTTAGAGGAAAAAGTTCGGACCACTGAGACACAGGTGCTTGTGGCATCTGCACAGAAGAAGCTGCTGGAGGAGAGACTAAAGCTTGTCTCTGAGTTGTGGGATGCTGGGATCAAGGTACAGGAGGCAATCCCCAGGGTGGCAGCAAACTTGGGAGTACTTGGCACAAACTAATAGAAATTTACATAGTGCCTCTTTCATTACTTATTGAGATGGAGCAAGGTACCTGCTGCACTCCTAACCCCACCCCTAAATATTCTCCCTGAGAGCAACAGAagcctttgttttcctctttggtCATTTGCAGGCCGAGCTGCTCTACAAAAAGAACCCAAAGTTACTGAACCAGTTGCAGTACTGTGAGGAAACAGGCATCCCACTGGTAGCCATCATTGGTGAGCAGGAGCTGAAGGATGGTGTCATCAAGCTCCGCTCAGTGGCTAGCAGAGAAGAGGTAAGGAGGCAAGAAGGAAGGCTAAGGGACAAGGGGGCATCAGATGCTGGCCCAGGCCTGTTTGAGACCCGAGCCTCATATAGTACTAACTTATCATGAACCTTTAACTATAATCATGGCATTTAAGATCTCCATGATCCACATGCAAGTGTTTTACTAGGGGCATTATTTACCCTGGGGTGTCTAATTGGGTACATGTCCCAGTGAGCCAAACATGATAACTAGAAGTAGCCCATCAGTGAATAGCTGAGCTGAAGATGCTCATACCTTCTTCCTCCATCCTGGCCAGGTGGATGTCCGAAGAGAAGACCTTGTGGAGGAGATCAGAAGAAGAACAAATCAGCCCCTCTACGTCTGCTGAACCAAGCAGActagcagaggaagcaggattgGCCTTATTTGAACTAAAACAAAACTGCATATGTACTTAAATAGTTTGCACATTTCTGATCCAGCAGAAGACTGAAGGGTGGTCAGAACagaggctttttgtttttatttgtatttgttattaTCGGTAatcactggcaaaaaaaaaaaaaaaaaaagaaaagaaaagaaaagaaaaaaaggccaggTGCTACAGTTTCCTAGTCGGGAATAGGGAGGAGCAGTATAGGTCAGTATAGGTGGATTAATCAAGACTGACTCCTAAACTCCTGTATGAACCTGAGATGGCTTCTTGCAGAGCCACATACCAGATGAATGGATGCCTCCCTACAACCTGCCGCCAAAAAGTCCAATAAATGTCTCCCCCGCTAACGCCTGTCTGTGTCCATAATGCCTAGTGGTACCTTCCTCCTCAGGTCCTGAATCATTCAAACCACTTTAGCGACTGGTGTGAACGGGAGGACGCCTTTGCAAACCCACTGGTTAAAAGACACCCAGTGCGCTCGCCCGGTGTCCATCCTGCCCCgactcagccccacccccacctctgttGATGGAGCTCCTCCCACACACGGTCCTAAGAGGGTTTCCAGATTTCCAGGGGCTCGCGCACGTGTAATGAATGCCTCCTGGAGAGGCGGGGTCGCTCTCAGAGCCAATGAGAGCTTGAGGGGGGCGTGGAGGGCAGGGAATCTTCCAGAGGCAGAAGCTCAAGGAAGTTCTAAAGAGTCTGGCCGAGCTAGAGGAGAGTTATGCAGTCGAAACGGGAATGCGAGGTAAGTAATTGAAAGCCTAAGGGGTCCTTGGACCCTCCGCCTGCAAAAGGGGCGGTTACAGTGACCCCAATACCTCGGGCGAGGTGGGACCCGGCCGGTGATGCGCTATTCCAACCTACTTCTTTCCCCCAGCAATGGTGTGAGAGGGTGAATCCAGAGAACAAGGCAGCCCTGGAGGCGTGGGTAAGGGAGACTGGCATCCGCCTGGTGCAGGTCAACGGGCAAAGGAAGTATGGCGGGCCACCCCCAGGTATGGTAGCCCCACCCCCTGTGGCTCTACACCAGCCTTGGCCACTCTGGTGGGAAGGGCCCGTCCCTAGGCTCCAAAGTCAGAAAACCCAAACTACCTGACATAATCTCTAATTAGATTCGGGTATTTGTCTGTCTTCCCTTCCACTCTGGCCGTCGAGGATAGTACACCCACTCGGTGCCATCCTAGTTGTTTACGCAGTCCAGTCGCCCAATTTATGCTAACGACCGGGAGCCAGAGGGTTGTCGATATTTCTAGAtggccttcctccttcccccacacCCCAGCTGCTTCTTGGGGCTTAGAAATAGAACCGTCTCAGTAGACGACAGAAGCCCTCCGTATCCTCTCCCTCCAGGCTGGGTGGGCAGCCCACCACCTTCAGGGTCCGAGGTGTTTATCGGACGACTACCCCAGGACGTGTATGAGCACCAGCTGATCCCACTCTTCCAGCGCGTGGGGCGCCTCTATGAGTTCCGCCTGATGATGACCTTCAGTGGCTTGAACCGCGGCTTTGCCTACGCGCGCTACAGCTCGCGGCGTGGTGCTCAGGCCGCGATTGCTACGCTACACAACCACCAGCTGCGTCCTTCTTGCCAGCTTCTGGTGTGCCGAAGCACCGAGAAGTGCGAGCTGACAGTAGACGGGCTGCCTCCGAGCTTGAACCGCCATATGCTACTGCTGGCCCTACAACCACTGGGTCCCTGTCTGCAGGAGACGTTGCTGCTACCCAGCCCGGGGTCGGCGCCCTCTCAGATTGCGCTGCTCAAGTTCAGCACGCACCGAGCCGCTGCCATGGCCAAAAAGGCCCTGGTAGAAGGTAGGGGGTGGAAGCTTGCGGGAGGGCGGCTGGCTACTTAAAAGCATATCCCTAAATCGTAAGAGTCCACCAACTGCCACCATACAATAGTGCTACAGCCACTAGTTACCTAAATTTAAGCTACCACTTATCTAAATTCCTATgcattgtattcttttttttttttttttttttttttgagacagggtttccctgtatagccttggctgccctggaacttgcttttgtagaccaggctgtcgtcaaactcacagaaatccacctgcctctgcctccccaagtgctgggattaaaaagtgtactgcaccaccaccgcctgccaTTTTATCGTGTTTTAGTCCTCAATATTTCCAGGGAAAAAGATTAGAGTTGTACAAGAGTTCAGATGAGCCTGCCTATCTTTGTagtgtctgcttcctgagtgaaTTAAGCAGTGTTGTctcctgtttcagctttcatTGACCTGAAAGGCTAGCTATTTTTATGGTGATTAGATAAATAAAGCCTGAATGCCCTGTATTGCCCCAGGGATTACAAACAAATGCAATGAGGCTTGTGGAAGTCGTCACACCACCAGGAAGTAGAGAGGCATTAGACATAGCCTGTGGCTAGTCACTTCACAGGTCAACTTCTACATGTTTGGCTCCAGTCCCTGTACTTAGATCTGCCCTTTTCTCTTGCCTTTTTCTTGCAGGGCAGTCACGCCTTTGTGGAGAACAGGTCGCTGTGGAGTGGCTCAAGCCAGACCTGAAGCAGCACTTCCGCCAACAGCTTGCGGGCCCCTCACTGCGGTTCTTACGCCCAGAGGGCAGCCAAGTAGCCCAGAGCAGGGACAGGCTAGGGTCCCAAGGGGCTCGGGCTGCTCTGCAGCTGCTGTGTCAACGAATGAAGTTGGGCAGCCCAATGTTCCTTACCAAGTGTTTAGGTACAGGGCCTGCTGGCTGGCATCGCTTTTGGTACCAGGTTGTAATCCCTGGACACCCAGTGCCTTTTAGTGGCCTTATTTGGGTTGTGCTGGCCTCTGATTGGCAGGATGGGCATGAGGTGGCCAAGGATGCTGTGTCTGCACAGTTGCTGGAAATACTGAGTGAGTCTAGGACCAGCTTGTGGTCTCCTAGGGCTGAAGCAGGTACTATAGTTAAGCAGtaaacccccaccccacacccacacacacacacaggcagcctAAATGGGTAGGCAGAACCTGTGTCAAACCCCAGCCCAGCAGGCCTGGGCAGTAACTACTGGGTCGAAAAGGGACAGGGGCCTGGTGATAGCCTCTTTGCTGAGGCAGGACCCTGTCATGCCTAAGTGCTACTTTAGTTGTGAGGAAACTTGCCCTTCCCCATTGAACCCAGGATCTGATTTGACCTCTGACGTAATATCTTTGGTCATTTCCCAGTTTGACAAATAATTCATCATACCCACTCAAGAGCTTACTatgaatcttttgtttttatttggagaaCTGGCTGAGCCAAagggcccttttttttttctatgctgGTTGTATTTATATTAAACCCCTGGTTGTTAcagatgtgtctgtctgtgctgtcTTGTCATCACAGTTTAACAACAATGGTAGGGACATtggggtggtggcggcacacgcctttaatcccagcactcaggaagcagaggcaggtggatctctgagtttgagaccaacctgatctacaagagctaattccaggacagcctctaaagccacagagaaaccctgtctcataaaacaacaaaaaaaacaataatggtAGGGTAAGTAGGCCCACTTTGGGGCCATGAGTTCATACAATAGAGTACTGGAAATTCCCGTTTGCGGACTTGGGATTTAACTTGGTGGTAGAGCTAAGCTTATATTCAAGGTTGTAGATTCAATCTACAGCATcaaaaaacacatttctttaGGGGCTGTCCCAGAAAACAGTTCCTTGTCTTGACATTCTCCTCATGCCCTCAGTCACTGTCATCATCGCTTTCCTTCACCACCTCCTCTGGAGCCTTGGCatcctctccatcttctctcaACCCTGCAAAGAAGTCATCAGTGCTCCAGGCCTTACTGCTCAGGGCACGAAGTGGCCCTCCCTTTTTCTTGCGGCGTCGATAGTCATCCACAACCACAGTTCGAAGCTGAGTCATGTTCCAAAATTTGAGTCGCTGGTCATGGCCACTACTGGCCAAAAATTGGCCACAATGGGATAGGGCTAGCTCCTCCACAGGCTCCCCAGCATGCTGGCCCACGGTGCCTACCACTCGGTTTGGCAGGATGTTCACAGCCCTGAGGAGAGAAGAGTGTTAGGAACTGAGCAGCTGGGCTTGTACTCCCTGTGCTCCAGGGCTGCTTTGGCTTCCCTTACCTAATGATTCCATCCGTGGAGCCAGTGCACAGCAGATTCTCAGTAACTGGAACCATGCAGTCAATGGACTCTGCTCTCAGTGCGAAGCGGTCACTTGTAGCCCCAAAACCGTTCCAATTGAAAAGGTAGATGGTACCTTCACTAGATCCACAGGCCACCTTCTTCCCGTACTGCAGGTTAATAAACCGTATTTGTGGAGCCACTTGAGAATGAACCCCCTAGCATATATACCCCATCCCGTCATACCCAGCTGTACTTTCATAAGGGTGACGGAAGTTAGATCGCCTGACTGAGGCTCTGAGAGTAACTCAAATCTGCGTCTCTTGATGTTGAAGACACCAAGGCAGCCATCCCCACTGTAGAGAACAAACAGATTGAATAGCAAGTTCCACTTGAAGACAGTAATATAATGTGGGTACCTACATCACCAAGTAgtctagaaggagaaaaagagcaggGAGGCAGGTGTAGGGTTGTACCTGGCTGTCAGCAGCAGCTTTTTGGCAGGGTCCAGGGCCATGTCAGCAATGTACTCCTCATGCTGCCGCATGTCCATTAGAGGGCCCTCCTTCCGCTGGTCCCAGAGCCGGATACCACCTGTGTCATCCCCAGTGACTAGAACATTCTCATCCACGAGCAGCAGACTGTTAATGGGGGCACTGGAGAAACAATATGAATTTGTTCTAATAGACACCTCTCAGTCCTTACCCCTTACCAGGTGGCATGTATACCTAATTAATTTTCCTTACCTGTGAGCCTTAGAAATTCGTATTTCCAGCTGTCCCTGTTCAACATCTAATACATGGATTGCTTTGTCCTTAGAGACAGTAACAAGCTCTAGGGGGAAAAGGCCCAGCTTATGGTATTGCTCATTGCCCTCTGCCCTCTACCATATGGCTGGTTGCCTTCCCTAGCACTTACTCTGCCCATCCTCTGAGAAGACAACAGCTCTGCAGGACTTGAGGTGGTGTCCTGAGGACCAAAGTTCCTTGGTTTCTCCCTCCTGACAAGAGTATGAATAgctgaggaaaggaagagagtgaaTGACTCCATACCACACCTGAAACACATGGAGCACAAAAACCAACCATCCCATGTGGTTAGGGTACTTCCAAGACCGAAGAGCTTACCATTCTGTTTATCAATTTTCTTTGTAGAACAGGAGATGGAACTCAAGCCTTCACTCATGCTAGGTAAAACTCTACAATTGAGCCACACACCCAGCCTAtttatccatttcctttcttttaaattttttaaatttttagttatttatgttttttggtttttcaagacagggtttctttgtgtagccctgtcctggtactcacagaCCAGAATGGTTTTAAACTCAGAGACTcacctgtgtctctgcctcccaagtgctggaattaaaggtgtgcaccaccaccacctggttcatTTATCCATTTTAAATTAACTTCAAATGTTAGATCGTATTTCAGTACATATTCAAGGTATATTTATATAGGACTATTTTGGGGAATGGATCAGattgtgacaaggtctcactaatagtcaaggctagcctggaacttgttttctttttttctttttgagacagggtttctctgtgtagccctggctgtcctcaactccatctgtagacaaggctggccttaaactcagagattcatctgcctttacctcccaagagctgggattaaagatgtgagccaccaacgaCAGATTTAGCCTAGACTTTGTATTCCTTTTGTCTCATCCTTCCATGTGTTGAGACTACCATTCTCAAAGGCCAGCGCCTGAAGCCCggccatggtggctcatgcctttaaccccagcagaggcagatacaggtggatggatctctgtgagttgaggccagcctggtctacagagcaagttaacAGGACAGTCAAGAGAGACATAGAGAAATCTGTCTAAAATccaaggaagggggtggggggcatctGATCTGAGACTGGAGCCAGAGGATCTTTTAAGACTATCCTGGGTCatatggagaccctgtctcaaaggaaataaCTAAACAGAAATCTAGTCCCAGAAGTTGGATGGGTAATAACAGAGTCAACAGAAGCTAGAGAAAGACACAGTTAATTACTGTATATTCTGACCAATGTCACCGTGCTGACAAGTTAAAACAGAGGTGGAGGGCtcgggagatgattcagtggataAAGTGATTGCCTCTATCCTTGGGATACCCAAAACCTGTGTAAAAGTTGGGCAGGTATGGTGGTCAActctaatcctagcatttaggaagcagagatgggaaccCTGAGGCAAAATAACTAGCTAGTTAAGACTAGCCAGGATCctccgggcggtggtggcgcacgcctttaatcccgacactagggaggcagtggcaggcggatctctgtgagttcgagaccagcccgctctgaaagag
This DNA window, taken from Cricetulus griseus strain 17A/GY chromosome 2, alternate assembly CriGri-PICRH-1.0, whole genome shotgun sequence, encodes the following:
- the Dnd1 gene encoding dead end protein homolog 1, with the translated sequence MQSKRECEQWCERVNPENKAALEAWVRETGIRLVQVNGQRKYGGPPPGWVGSPPPSGSEVFIGRLPQDVYEHQLIPLFQRVGRLYEFRLMMTFSGLNRGFAYARYSSRRGAQAAIATLHNHQLRPSCQLLVCRSTEKCELTVDGLPPSLNRHMLLLALQPLGPCLQETLLLPSPGSAPSQIALLKFSTHRAAAMAKKALVEGQSRLCGEQVAVEWLKPDLKQHFRQQLAGPSLRFLRPEGSQVAQSRDRLGSQGARAALQLLCQRMKLGSPMFLTKCLGTGPAGWHRFWYQVVIPGHPVPFSGLIWVVLASDWQDGHEVAKDAVSAQLLEILSESRTSLWSPRAEAGTIVKQ
- the Wdr55 gene encoding WD repeat-containing protein 55 yields the protein MDPKCEENPTEDSSNEEDLDSTKAPRIRDTPEDIVLEAPASGLAFHPTRDLLAAGDVDGDVFVYSYSCQEGETKELWSSGHHLKSCRAVVFSEDGQKLVTVSKDKAIHVLDVEQGQLEIRISKAHSAPINSLLLVDENVLVTGDDTGGIRLWDQRKEGPLMDMRQHEEYIADMALDPAKKLLLTASGDGCLGVFNIKRRRFELLSEPQSGDLTSVTLMKYGKKVACGSSEGTIYLFNWNGFGATSDRFALRAESIDCMVPVTENLLCTGSTDGIIRAVNILPNRVVGTVGQHAGEPVEELALSHCGQFLASSGHDQRLKFWNMTQLRTVVVDDYRRRKKKGGPLRALSSKAWSTDDFFAGLREDGEDAKAPEEVVKESDDDSD